The DNA window CCCGTCGGCGCCGCCGAGGGGCGCGGTGCGACCGCAGGCTACGACCTGAGTGGCCACCAGCAATAACGCGAGGCGGGGGGACCCTGAGGACGCTGGACCGCGCATGTGGGGTGCTCCGGACGATGAGGGGAGGCGACTCGTCATGCAGAAAACTGCGATAGGATACCACGGAGGGGTCTGCTTCACCATTTGACCCCCGTCGAAAGCGGGGCAGGCGTCGCGTGCCGGCTCAACCATTTGGAGCGGCCTGCGGCCTCACGTAGAATCCATCGAATGCCGTCGTTCACCTGTCGCGCGTGCGGACATGTCGCCGCCGCGGTTGCCGCGCCCCGGAGTTGCCCGCGGTGCCATCGTGCCGCCACGGAAGCCTATGGCTCCAGGGGTGCCGTGCCGCCTCCTCCACCACCTCCGCCGGGGTCCATGAGCGGGAGCGGGCAGCGCGCCGCTTCGAGGTCCAGGCTCCTGACGGGACCCCTGCCGCTGCGAGCTCTCTCGACCGAGGAAGTGGAGGACTGGGACATCCTGGGCGGGGGGCCGCCGCCGCTTCGTCCGAGCTCGACCCTCGAGCTCGACGATGGGGACGTCGCCGAGCAGCGAGAGGCTGGCTCACCGCCGCCGCCACCACCACCTCGCCGCGTCGAGGTCTCGGGCGCGGGCCCCCTGCCGCGCTCTCCGGCGGGCGAGTCGGGAGTCAGACCGCTCCCCGGGCGGGTCGCGTATCCGATCGACCACAGCGCGGAGCCCTCGGCGCCGTCGACCCTGCCGCGTGAGGTGGACGAACTCGCCGTGGCGGGAGAGCCCCCGTCGCCGCCGCGCAAGGTGCGACCGCTCACCTCGCAGACCGCCAGCCTCGATTACGCGAGGAAGGCGACGCGCACCAGACGCTGGCCGGCGGTGGCGGCCGTGATGGCGGCGCTCGCGGGGGGCGCGGGCCTCTTCTTTCTGCTGGGACACCGCGGTTCGCCCGAAGGGTCGCGGGGCGCGCTGGAGGTTCCGGACGCGCGGAGCGTTGCGGTGCACGTCGTGGACGCCCGACCGACCCCGCCGCCCGACGCGGCGCCGCCGGTGGATGGGCCGGCGCTCGGGACCGACGCGTCACCGCAGCCGAGGCCGGCCGTGCGCTCCGACGGGGGTGTTCCGGATGGAGTGATCCAGACGGCCGATGCGGCGTCCCCCGACCGCGGCGCTCCGCGTCCCCGGGCGCGGCCCGCTGCCTCCGTCTCTCCCGAGCGGGCGGCCGGCGCGCGGCGTCTGTACGAGGAGGGGCTGCAACAGCTCCTCCAGGGTCGCGCGGAGGAGGCGGTCGGGATGTTCCGAGCGGCGCTGGCGTCGGACCCGGGCCAGACGGTGGCCTTTCGCGGTCTCGGCCTGGCGTACGAGCGGCTCGGCAAGCCGGCGGAGGCGCGCGCCGCGTACGGCCGCTACTTGCGTCGCGTCCCCCGCGCCGACGACGCGGCGGCGATCCGGCAGCGGATCGAGCGCCTGAAGTAGACGGGGCCACCTTCGGCGCGCTCCGCCCTCGTCGCCATCGCCGCATCTGGGGCGCCGGGCCAGGACCTCAGCGGGATCTGAGTTCGTCCACCAGCTCCGCGAGCCCCGGTGCCTTCGGCCGGTCCCGCAGGACGAGCGGTGCGGCCTGCCGGAGGCGTCCGCTCTCGTCGGACTTCCGAATCAGCGACGCCACGAGGCCGACGGGCGCTCCGCGTCCGACGGTGCTCGCCAGGTCGACCAACGCGGGCTCCGTCAGCTCGGGCTCGCTCAGGGCGTGCCGCAACAAGGAGGTCGCGGTCTCCAGGTCCTGCCGCGCGAGGAGGGCCGCGGCCGCGAGGCGCACGTGCCGCAGGTCCGGCGCCCCCATCGTTCCCCCGACGGCGGCGGAG is part of the Deltaproteobacteria bacterium genome and encodes:
- a CDS encoding tetratricopeptide repeat protein, which encodes MEDWDILGGGPPPLRPSSTLELDDGDVAEQREAGSPPPPPPPRRVEVSGAGPLPRSPAGESGVRPLPGRVAYPIDHSAEPSAPSTLPREVDELAVAGEPPSPPRKVRPLTSQTASLDYARKATRTRRWPAVAAVMAALAGGAGLFFLLGHRGSPEGSRGALEVPDARSVAVHVVDARPTPPPDAAPPVDGPALGTDASPQPRPAVRSDGGVPDGVIQTADAASPDRGAPRPRARPAASVSPERAAGARRLYEEGLQQLLQGRAEEAVGMFRAALASDPGQTVAFRGLGLAYERLGKPAEARAAYGRYLRRVPRADDAAAIRQRIERLK